One Methylomonas sp. LL1 DNA window includes the following coding sequences:
- the fae gene encoding formaldehyde-activating enzyme → MSNRIIMRTGEALVAGGPPGTAAEPEVIIGELDGPVGVALATLTGDQVKGHSRVFALLNTDIQVRPVTLMVSKVTVKNSRYTNILMGTVQAAIANGVLDAVRAGDIPKEKANDLGIICSVWLNPSVIKDDSLDHRILFDIHRKAMAQAIHKAMTHAPDIDWLLENQDKITHKYFQMGLDGKI, encoded by the coding sequence ATGAGTAATCGAATCATCATGCGAACGGGTGAAGCCTTGGTAGCCGGAGGGCCACCGGGTACCGCGGCGGAGCCTGAAGTCATTATCGGCGAACTCGATGGTCCAGTGGGCGTGGCGTTGGCAACACTGACCGGTGACCAGGTTAAAGGCCACAGCCGGGTGTTTGCGCTGTTAAACACCGACATCCAAGTCAGACCGGTGACGCTAATGGTCAGTAAGGTCACGGTTAAAAACAGCCGCTATACCAATATTTTGATGGGTACGGTGCAAGCGGCGATAGCCAACGGCGTACTGGATGCGGTCCGCGCGGGCGATATTCCAAAGGAAAAAGCCAACGATCTGGGGATTATTTGCTCGGTTTGGCTCAATCCCAGTGTCATCAAGGACGACAGCCTGGATCACCGGATTTTGTTTGATATTCATCGTAAAGCCATGGCGCAAGCCATACACAAAGCCATGACCCATGCTCCGGATATAGACTGGCTATTGGAAAACCAGGACAAGATCACTCACAAATATTTTCAAATGGGTTTGGACGGTAAAATCTAA
- a CDS encoding ATP-binding protein has product MYKSIRVKLFLAFLLTTLLVVGGMYLFMRWSLDRGFNELIESRQSERVANLVESLSEYYADAGSWEPLAENKKKWIQLLLQSDSRRHRHPRPWMLKAMSEPSNSWPPAEAENGNDNRRFKPLELRVMLLRQDRSIVFGRSDTLSQLKLEPIKYQDQVIGFLGVLPGKPDNQFGELRFMERQAKAFGWIALLMIALSAGLAVTLAYILGRPIKRIAVAAKQLAVGRYNVRLPVESADELGQLARDFNEMAAALEQSEQARRRWVADISHELRTPMAVLRGELEALQDGIRPMNREAIDSLLNDVMRLNRLTEDLYQLALSDQGALTYHKAIVDPVMILKDDVAALRQEFDNKRISVNLTDTLPRAVGLYADPDRLSQLFRNLLNNSANYTDSGGRLDISIGKRADRLLIQMADSAPGVSEQERDKLFDRFYRVESSRSRHHGGAGLGLAICRNIVAAHNGGIEAHASELGGLSIEIELPI; this is encoded by the coding sequence GTGTACAAATCCATTCGAGTCAAATTATTCCTAGCCTTTCTGTTAACGACATTACTGGTTGTGGGCGGGATGTATCTTTTCATGCGTTGGTCGCTGGACCGAGGCTTTAATGAGCTTATCGAGTCTCGCCAAAGCGAACGGGTGGCTAATTTGGTGGAAAGTTTATCCGAATACTACGCCGATGCGGGCAGTTGGGAGCCGCTGGCCGAAAACAAGAAAAAATGGATCCAATTGCTTCTGCAATCGGATAGTCGTCGTCACCGGCATCCGAGGCCGTGGATGTTAAAGGCCATGTCGGAGCCTTCGAATAGCTGGCCCCCCGCCGAAGCAGAGAACGGGAACGATAACAGGCGCTTCAAGCCCTTGGAGTTGCGGGTCATGTTATTGCGCCAGGATAGGTCAATTGTCTTCGGGCGGTCGGATACGCTATCTCAATTAAAGCTCGAGCCTATAAAATACCAGGATCAAGTCATTGGTTTTCTCGGGGTATTGCCGGGCAAACCGGACAACCAGTTCGGAGAACTCAGATTCATGGAGCGGCAGGCGAAAGCCTTTGGCTGGATTGCGCTGTTAATGATCGCGCTTTCCGCCGGCTTGGCCGTGACTTTGGCTTATATCTTGGGGCGGCCGATCAAGCGCATTGCCGTAGCGGCCAAACAGCTGGCCGTGGGTCGCTATAATGTACGGCTGCCGGTCGAATCCGCCGACGAACTGGGTCAATTGGCCCGCGATTTTAACGAAATGGCAGCTGCCCTGGAGCAATCTGAACAAGCCAGGCGGCGTTGGGTTGCCGATATTTCACATGAATTACGGACACCGATGGCCGTATTGCGCGGCGAATTGGAAGCTTTGCAGGACGGTATACGGCCCATGAACCGCGAAGCCATCGATTCATTGTTAAACGATGTGATGCGTTTAAACCGGCTGACGGAAGACCTTTATCAACTGGCTCTTTCCGATCAGGGGGCGTTGACTTATCACAAGGCTATTGTCGATCCGGTGATGATCCTAAAAGATGACGTGGCCGCCCTGAGGCAGGAATTCGATAATAAGCGGATCAGCGTGAATTTGACGGACACTCTACCTCGGGCTGTCGGTCTTTATGCCGACCCGGATCGGTTATCGCAATTGTTCCGAAATTTGCTGAACAATAGCGCCAACTATACCGACAGCGGCGGCCGTTTGGACATCAGCATCGGCAAAAGGGCGGATAGGTTGTTGATACAAATGGCCGACAGTGCGCCGGGGGTTTCCGAACAGGAAAGGGATAAACTATTCGATCGCTTTTATCGGGTCGAAAGTTCGCGCAGCAGGCATCACGGCGGTGCCGGCCTGGGCTTGGCCATTTGCCGAAACATAGTGGCCGCCCATAACGGCGGCATCGAAGCCCATGCTTCGGAACTGGGTGGGCTGTCCATAGAGATTGAATTACCGATCTAA
- a CDS encoding response regulator has product MHILIVEDEEKLAKLAADYLRNAGFSTETLENGDAVVPRVKQRPPDLILLDLMLPGRDGLSLCAEIRRFSRVPIIMVTARIEEIDRLLGLEMGADDYICKPYSPREMVARVKAVLRRLQPQAGENYHADVLTLDANSFRILAAGREIELTSVEFQLLQTLYRHPGHIFSRSKLMDLIYQDQRIVSDRTIDSHIKKLRKKLEELLPGQELIHSVYGAGYRYERYQAGTN; this is encoded by the coding sequence ATGCACATTTTGATCGTCGAAGATGAAGAAAAATTGGCCAAGCTGGCGGCCGATTATTTGCGTAATGCCGGTTTTTCCACCGAAACCTTGGAAAATGGCGACGCTGTCGTGCCTCGAGTCAAGCAACGGCCGCCCGATCTGATTTTGCTGGATTTGATGCTGCCCGGCCGCGACGGCTTGAGCCTTTGCGCTGAGATCCGACGTTTTAGCCGTGTACCCATCATTATGGTGACCGCGCGCATTGAGGAAATCGATCGTCTGCTTGGCCTGGAAATGGGCGCCGACGACTATATTTGCAAACCCTACAGTCCGAGGGAAATGGTGGCTCGCGTCAAGGCGGTGCTGCGCCGATTGCAGCCTCAAGCAGGCGAAAATTACCATGCCGATGTTTTAACCCTTGATGCCAACAGTTTCCGGATACTGGCCGCCGGGCGTGAAATCGAACTGACCTCGGTCGAGTTTCAACTGCTGCAAACCTTATACCGGCATCCCGGCCATATCTTTTCCCGCTCCAAACTAATGGATCTGATTTATCAAGATCAGCGTATCGTTTCGGATCGGACCATCGACAGCCACATCAAGAAACTACGGAAAAAACTGGAAGAACTATTGCCCGGCCAGGAACTGATTCATTCCGTCTATGGCGCCGGTTACCGATATGAGCGCTATCAAGCAGGCACGAATTGA
- a CDS encoding Spy/CpxP family protein refolding chaperone, protein MNKKIITIALALALPLTVAAFPGDKGGNHFETHRGERVERLVKELDLSAEQKTQLEAVFEEQQAKREAIRQETHQRMQAILSPEQMTKFEDLQKNRHQKWQKRHGQRNADQQSETQK, encoded by the coding sequence ATGAACAAAAAAATCATAACCATCGCACTAGCCCTTGCCCTGCCTTTGACAGTCGCCGCATTTCCGGGTGATAAAGGTGGAAACCATTTTGAAACTCACCGGGGCGAGAGAGTGGAGCGCCTGGTCAAGGAGCTGGATTTAAGCGCCGAACAAAAAACTCAATTGGAGGCCGTATTCGAGGAACAGCAGGCAAAACGCGAGGCGATCCGTCAGGAAACCCATCAGCGCATGCAGGCAATATTGAGTCCCGAGCAAATGACAAAGTTTGAAGACTTGCAAAAAAACCGCCATCAGAAATGGCAAAAACGCCATGGGCAAAGAAACGCCGATCAGCAAAGCGAAACGCAAAAATAA
- a CDS encoding methyl-accepting chemotaxis protein, which translates to MHSDRRIERSQSILFRAMLFLGLGIGAVLLVALTLLYQWQNFELQHQVEQSGEGILDTLIENSKESINKGQRNSFQQALDNITQNSEVESAALYSRIGMMIYKSGVVTVGKPFVHEGGQFINPNLGIHDATAGRYEREDWNLRDLHETSAAKAHIKSREEAGQPCSTCHYRLDKDMAFDANGRATMVDGTGNPRFIQKLVANEDCVHCHANWKNGETSGYLEVVLSNRFSAEQRRDNLLTITASVLSVLIPVVIVMIIVLRLMVFRPLDRLIVGFDDLTQGQGNLLAKLDESGHDEMSLMSRLFNQFLAKIHTIVTEVKARMLVVGQASNQVSSQSRSMLENNQRIAKRMQTAAGNAVDLKHSSAQVTHNVQDIHGAMTEVMGELSRSSAASDKNQELTLQVVDKISVASRNMGEIIEKSHAVAEQLRHIDQIADQTNLLSLNATIEAARAGEHGRGFAVVAEEVRNLATNTTTLTQSINDILIGFNQGIANANQTMKDTNSLMRAVADASGATAHQLDSAEARIESVFRQIEEVKRSAIEQDSLADGIAFSVGDAAQDAEQAANISRDLNLLSERLLSAVEDVRRETAKFRTE; encoded by the coding sequence ATGCATTCCGATAGGCGCATCGAGCGTTCTCAATCCATTCTGTTTCGGGCGATGCTTTTCTTGGGGCTTGGCATTGGCGCGGTATTACTGGTGGCGCTGACCCTGCTTTACCAATGGCAGAATTTTGAGCTGCAACATCAGGTGGAACAAAGCGGCGAAGGCATACTCGATACGCTGATAGAAAACAGCAAGGAATCCATCAACAAAGGCCAACGCAACTCCTTCCAGCAAGCACTCGACAACATCACCCAGAATTCGGAAGTCGAAAGCGCGGCACTGTATTCGCGTATTGGGATGATGATTTACAAGTCCGGCGTCGTCACCGTCGGCAAACCCTTTGTCCATGAAGGCGGCCAATTCATCAACCCTAATCTTGGCATCCACGACGCCACGGCCGGACGCTACGAACGGGAGGATTGGAATCTGCGCGACCTCCACGAAACGTCGGCCGCCAAGGCCCATATCAAAAGCAGGGAGGAAGCCGGCCAGCCTTGCAGCACTTGCCACTATCGACTCGACAAGGATATGGCTTTCGATGCCAACGGCCGCGCCACGATGGTTGACGGCACCGGCAATCCGCGTTTCATCCAAAAACTGGTGGCTAACGAAGACTGCGTTCATTGCCACGCCAACTGGAAAAACGGCGAAACGTCGGGCTACCTGGAAGTAGTGCTCAGTAACCGTTTCAGTGCCGAACAACGCCGGGATAATTTGCTGACCATCACCGCTTCGGTGCTCTCGGTTTTGATCCCGGTCGTCATCGTCATGATCATCGTCTTGCGCTTGATGGTATTTAGGCCTCTGGACCGTCTGATCGTCGGTTTCGACGATCTGACGCAGGGCCAAGGCAACCTGTTGGCCAAACTCGACGAGTCCGGCCACGACGAGATGAGCCTGATGTCGCGGCTATTCAACCAGTTCCTGGCCAAAATCCACACCATCGTCACCGAAGTCAAGGCACGCATGCTGGTCGTCGGCCAAGCTTCCAATCAAGTCTCTTCGCAGAGCCGTAGCATGCTGGAAAACAATCAGCGTATCGCCAAACGCATGCAGACCGCCGCCGGTAACGCCGTCGACCTGAAACATTCATCGGCGCAGGTGACGCATAACGTGCAAGACATTCATGGCGCGATGACCGAGGTCATGGGTGAGTTGAGCCGATCCAGCGCGGCCTCGGACAAAAACCAGGAATTAACCCTGCAAGTCGTCGACAAGATCAGCGTTGCCTCGCGGAATATGGGCGAGATCATCGAAAAATCCCACGCCGTCGCCGAACAGTTACGGCACATCGATCAAATCGCCGACCAGACCAATTTGCTGTCGCTGAATGCGACCATCGAAGCGGCGCGCGCCGGCGAGCACGGCCGCGGCTTTGCCGTGGTCGCCGAAGAGGTGCGCAACCTGGCCACCAACACTACCACCTTAACCCAATCGATCAATGACATACTGATCGGTTTCAACCAGGGCATAGCCAACGCCAACCAGACCATGAAGGACACCAATTCCCTGATGCGGGCGGTGGCCGATGCCTCGGGAGCCACGGCGCATCAACTCGATTCAGCGGAGGCTCGTATCGAAAGCGTCTTCCGGCAGATCGAGGAGGTCAAACGCTCCGCCATCGAGCAGGACAGTCTCGCCGACGGCATTGCTTTTAGTGTCGGCGATGCCGCCCAGGACGCGGAACAAGCGGCGAATATTTCCCGCGACCTCAACCTGCTTTCGGAGCGCTTGCTGTCGGCGGTGGAAGACGTCAGGCGCGAGACAGCGAAGTTCCGAACGGAATGA